A portion of the Lolium rigidum isolate FL_2022 chromosome 1, APGP_CSIRO_Lrig_0.1, whole genome shotgun sequence genome contains these proteins:
- the LOC124685193 gene encoding peroxiredoxin Q, chloroplastic isoform X2: protein MAFAASTACCKPSALLTPRASSSLRAQALLCRPSTSTTFRGVRAPASAFAVAPVPRRRAASTGIVCGKVSKGSVPPNFTLKDQDGKTVSLSKFKGKPVVLYFYPADETPGCTKQACAFRDSYEKYKKAGAEVIGISGDDAASHKAFAKKYRLPFTLLSDEGNKVRKEWGVPSDLFGTLPGRQTYVLDKKGVVQYIYNNQFQPEKHIGETLKIIENL, encoded by the exons ATGGCATTCGCCGCCTCCACAGCCTGCTGCAAGCCTTCTGCGCTGCTCACCCCTCGTGCGTCGTCGTCTCTCCGCGCTCAGGCCCTCCTCTGCAGGCCCTCCACCTCGACTACCTTCCGCGGCGTCAGGGCGCCGGCGTCGGCATTCGCCGTCGCGCcggtgccgcgccgccgcgcggcgTCCACGGGCATCGTCTGCGGCAAG GTGAGCAAGGGCAGCGTGCCGCCCAACTTCACACTCAAGGACCAGGACGGCAAGACGGTGTCGCTCTCCAAGTTCAAGGGCAAGCCCGTCGTCCTCTACTTCTACCCAGCGGATGAGACGCCCGGCTGCACTAAACAG GCGTGCGCGTTCCGGGACTCGTACGAGAAGTACAAGAAGGCTGGCGCGGAGGTGATCGGGATCAGCGGCGACGACGCGGCGTCGCACAAGGCGTTCGCCAAGAAGTACCGGCTGCCGTTCACGCTGCTGAGCGACGAGGGGAACAAGGTGCGCAAGGAGTGGGGGGTGCCGTCGGACCTGTTCGGGACGCTGCCGGGGAGGCAGACCTACGTGCTGGACAAGAAGGGCGTGGTGCAGTACATCTACAACAACCAGTTCCAGCCCGAGAAGCACATCGGGGAGACGCTCAAGATCATAGAGAACCTCTGA
- the LOC124685193 gene encoding uncharacterized protein LOC124685193 isoform X1, with the protein MAFAASTACCKPSALLTPRASSSLRAQALLCRPSTSTTFRGVRAPASAFAVAPVPRRRAASTGIVCGKVSKGSVPPNFTLKDQDGKTVSLSKFKGKPVVLYFYPADETPGCTKQIIRAGASSPLGSPFISKRHRFTTVQAQLSNPNTTPQQQPHAISIPSEESIEAAAPKKNLADGGRTCELPTWALIGGITAGVALALALSVDAGPAMALGPEGPLVEEFWDNMRRYGLYALTVSTGFAWALVQPIYELLRNPITAVLIIIVIAGGAVLTSQVINAMSGNSDFVYMYEQ; encoded by the exons ATGGCATTCGCCGCCTCCACAGCCTGCTGCAAGCCTTCTGCGCTGCTCACCCCTCGTGCGTCGTCGTCTCTCCGCGCTCAGGCCCTCCTCTGCAGGCCCTCCACCTCGACTACCTTCCGCGGCGTCAGGGCGCCGGCGTCGGCATTCGCCGTCGCGCcggtgccgcgccgccgcgcggcgTCCACGGGCATCGTCTGCGGCAAG GTGAGCAAGGGCAGCGTGCCGCCCAACTTCACACTCAAGGACCAGGACGGCAAGACGGTGTCGCTCTCCAAGTTCAAGGGCAAGCCCGTCGTCCTCTACTTCTACCCAGCGGATGAGACGCCCGGCTGCACTAAACAG ATCATTCGCGCCGGAGCTAGCTCACCACTTGGTTCTCCCTTCATTTCAAAACGCCACCGCTTCACCACCGTCCAAGCACAGCTCTCCAATCCTAACACCACTCCCCAACAACAACCCCACGCGATCAGCATACCATCTGAAGAAAGCATCGAAGCAGCAGCGCCCAAGAAGAACCTGGCCGACGGAGGCCGGACGTGCGAGCTGCCGACATGGGCGCTGATCGGCGGCATCACGGCGGGAGTGGCACTGGCCCTGGCGCTGTCGGTGGACGCGGGCCCGGCGATGGCTCTGGGTCCTGAGGGCCCGCTGGTGGAGGAGTTCTGGGATAACATGCGGCGGTACGGGCTGTACGCGCTGACGGTGAGCACGGGGTTCGCGTGGGCGCTGGTGCAGCCCATCTACGAGCTGCTGCGGAACCCCATCACGGCGGTGCTCATCATCATTGTCATCGCCGGCGGCGCCGTGCTCACGTCCCAGGTCATCAACGCCATGTCCGGCAACTCCGACTTCGTCTACATGTACGAGCAATAG